One window of Pseudomonas sp. ML2-2023-3 genomic DNA carries:
- a CDS encoding DsbA family protein, translating into MTARLLYVMDPMCSWCWGFSPIAEALVEQAQAAGVELHLVVGGLRTGSGSALEPATRRYILEHWQAVTEATGQTFNFDGALPDGFVYDTEPACRAVVAARSLAPDCAWRLVKLIQQAFYVQGRDVTQASVLVELAETAGVPRIEFAAAFDSAEQHTATGADFTWVQDLGIAGFPTLLAERNGQLALLTNGYQPLEPLSDLLARWLERATRV; encoded by the coding sequence ATGACAGCGCGCCTGCTCTATGTGATGGACCCTATGTGCTCCTGGTGCTGGGGCTTTTCGCCCATCGCCGAAGCGCTGGTTGAGCAGGCGCAGGCCGCAGGCGTCGAGTTGCACCTGGTGGTGGGTGGATTGCGCACTGGCAGTGGCTCGGCGCTTGAGCCCGCCACGCGACGCTACATCCTTGAGCATTGGCAGGCGGTCACAGAGGCTACCGGGCAAACCTTCAATTTCGACGGTGCCTTGCCGGACGGTTTTGTGTATGACACCGAACCTGCCTGCCGGGCTGTGGTAGCGGCACGCAGTCTTGCGCCCGATTGCGCCTGGCGGCTGGTCAAGCTGATTCAGCAGGCCTTTTATGTGCAAGGGCGCGATGTCACCCAGGCCAGTGTGCTGGTTGAGCTCGCTGAAACGGCAGGGGTGCCGCGTATCGAGTTTGCTGCCGCCTTTGACTCGGCCGAACAACATACGGCCACGGGTGCCGATTTTACCTGGGTACAAGACCTGGGAATTGCCGGTTTTCCGACGTTGCTCGCCGAGCGTAACGGTCAACTGGCCTTGCTGACCAATGGCTATCAGCCACTTGAGCCATTGTCTGACCTGCTTGCCCGTTGGCTTGAACGCGCTACGCGTGTTTGA
- a CDS encoding BolA family transcriptional regulator: MDMQQRIESTLSALQPEHLSVLDESHMHSRGLQTHFKAVVVSEQFAGLNSVKRHQKVYATLGDLMGEFHALALHTYTPEEWAKIGTAPASPTCAGGGH, encoded by the coding sequence ATGGACATGCAGCAACGTATCGAATCGACGCTCAGCGCGTTGCAACCTGAGCACCTGAGTGTGCTGGATGAAAGCCACATGCACAGTCGCGGGTTGCAGACCCACTTCAAGGCGGTGGTGGTCAGCGAGCAGTTCGCCGGGCTCAACAGCGTCAAGCGTCACCAGAAGGTCTATGCCACCCTGGGTGACCTGATGGGCGAGTTCCATGCGCTGGCCCTGCACACGTACACGCCTGAGGAATGGGCAAAAATCGGCACGGCCCCGGCATCGCCGACCTGTGCTGGCGGTGGGCACTGA
- a CDS encoding class II fumarate hydratase → MSRIETDSLGEVSVADEAYWGAQTQRSLINFAIGNEKMPLAVLHALVLIKKAAARVNNRNGDLPADIARLIEQAADEVLDGEHDDQFPLVVWQTGSGTQSNMNANEVIAGRANELAGKGRGGKSPVHPNDHVNRSQSSNDCFPTAMHIATAKAVHEHLLPAISELSGGLAELSARHMKLVKTGRTHMMDATPITFGQELSAYIAQLDYAEQAIRSAILAVYELAQGGTAVGTGLNAPHGFAEAIAAEIAALSGLPFITAPNKFAALAGHEPLTTLSGALKTLAVTLMKLANDFRLLGSGPRAGLAEIKLPANEPGSSIMPGKVNPTQCEALSMLACQVMGNDVTIGFAASQGHLQLNVYKPVIIHNLLQSIQLLGDGCVNFQKHCVTGLEADAEKMAEHLERGLMLVTALNPHIGYDKSAEIAKKAYAEGLTLREAALALGYLTDAEFDQWVRPENMLGAGKH, encoded by the coding sequence ATGAGCCGTATCGAAACCGACAGCCTGGGTGAAGTAAGTGTGGCCGATGAGGCTTATTGGGGCGCTCAGACTCAACGATCGCTGATCAATTTCGCCATCGGCAACGAAAAGATGCCCCTGGCCGTGTTGCACGCCCTGGTGCTGATCAAGAAAGCCGCTGCCCGGGTCAATAACCGCAACGGCGACCTGCCCGCCGACATCGCCCGCCTGATCGAACAGGCCGCCGATGAAGTACTCGACGGTGAGCACGACGACCAGTTCCCGCTGGTCGTCTGGCAAACCGGCAGCGGCACGCAAAGCAACATGAACGCCAACGAAGTGATCGCCGGCCGCGCCAACGAGCTGGCCGGCAAAGGCCGGGGCGGCAAATCCCCGGTCCACCCCAATGACCACGTCAACCGTTCACAAAGCTCCAATGACTGCTTCCCGACCGCCATGCATATCGCCACCGCCAAAGCGGTACACGAGCATTTGCTGCCCGCGATCAGCGAGCTGTCAGGCGGACTGGCCGAGTTGTCGGCGCGGCACATGAAACTGGTTAAAACCGGCCGCACCCACATGATGGACGCCACACCCATTACCTTTGGCCAGGAGCTTTCAGCCTATATCGCCCAACTCGATTACGCCGAGCAAGCCATACGCTCAGCCATTCTGGCGGTGTATGAACTGGCGCAAGGGGGGACGGCGGTAGGGACCGGACTCAACGCGCCACACGGCTTTGCCGAAGCGATTGCCGCTGAGATCGCCGCATTGTCCGGATTGCCATTTATCACGGCGCCAAACAAGTTTGCTGCACTGGCGGGGCACGAACCCCTGACCACCCTCTCCGGCGCACTCAAAACCCTGGCCGTTACCCTGATGAAACTGGCCAATGACTTCCGCCTGCTGGGTTCTGGCCCGCGTGCCGGGTTGGCCGAGATCAAGCTGCCAGCCAATGAGCCGGGCAGCTCGATCATGCCGGGCAAGGTCAACCCGACCCAGTGCGAAGCCCTGTCGATGCTGGCCTGCCAGGTGATGGGCAATGACGTGACCATCGGCTTTGCTGCAAGCCAGGGGCACCTGCAGCTGAACGTCTACAAACCGGTGATCATTCACAACCTGCTGCAGTCGATTCAGTTGCTGGGGGACGGTTGCGTCAACTTCCAAAAACACTGCGTCACCGGCCTTGAAGCCGACGCCGAAAAAATGGCCGAGCATCTGGAGCGCGGCTTGATGCTGGTGACAGCGCTCAACCCGCACATTGGCTACGACAAGTCGGCCGAGATTGCCAAAAAAGCCTACGCCGAAGGACTGACCCTGCGCGAAGCGGCATTGGCGCTGGGCTATCTGACCGATGCCGAGTTCGATCAGTGGGTACGCCCGGAAAACATGCTGGGTGCTGGCAAGCACTGA
- a CDS encoding rhodanese-related sulfurtransferase produces the protein MTAPIVVAALYKFVTLEDYVELREPLLNAMVANGIKGTLLIAEEGINGTVSGTREGIDGLMAWLKNDPRMVDIDHKESYCDDQPFYRTKVKLKKEIVTLGVEGVDPNKKVGTYVDPENWNALISDPEVLLIDTRNDYEVSIGTFEGAIDPKTTSFREFPDYIKANFDPAKHKKVAMFCTGGIRCEKASSYMLSQGFDEVYHLKGGILKYLEEVPQEETKWQGDCFVFDNRVTVRHDLSAGEYDQCHACRTPISIADRESEHYQPGISCPHCWDTLSEKTRRSAIDRQKQIDLAKERNQPHPIGHNYRKAAEA, from the coding sequence ATGACCGCGCCAATTGTTGTAGCTGCACTGTACAAATTCGTCACCCTTGAAGATTACGTTGAACTGCGTGAACCGCTGCTCAATGCCATGGTCGCCAACGGCATCAAGGGCACCCTGCTGATTGCCGAAGAGGGCATCAACGGCACGGTTTCCGGAACTCGTGAAGGCATTGACGGCCTGATGGCCTGGCTCAAGAACGATCCGCGCATGGTCGATATCGACCACAAAGAATCCTACTGCGATGACCAGCCGTTCTATCGGACCAAGGTCAAGCTCAAGAAAGAGATCGTTACCCTTGGCGTTGAAGGCGTAGACCCGAACAAGAAAGTCGGAACCTATGTCGACCCCGAGAACTGGAATGCGCTGATCAGCGATCCAGAGGTGTTGCTGATTGACACCCGTAACGACTACGAAGTCTCGATCGGTACGTTTGAAGGTGCCATTGACCCGAAGACCACCAGCTTTCGCGAATTTCCTGACTACATCAAAGCCAATTTCGACCCGGCCAAGCACAAAAAAGTCGCGATGTTCTGCACCGGCGGCATTCGTTGTGAAAAAGCGTCGAGCTACATGCTCAGCCAGGGTTTTGACGAGGTTTACCACCTTAAAGGCGGAATCCTGAAGTACCTCGAAGAAGTGCCGCAGGAAGAAACCAAGTGGCAGGGCGACTGCTTCGTATTCGATAACCGCGTCACCGTGCGCCATGACCTGAGTGCCGGCGAGTACGACCAGTGCCATGCCTGCCGCACGCCGATCAGCATCGCGGATCGTGAATCCGAGCACTATCAGCCCGGCATCAGTTGCCCCCATTGCTGGGACACGCTGAGCGAGAAAACCCGTCGCAGCGCAATTGATCGGCAAAAGCAGATCGACCTGGCCAAGGAACGTAACCAGCCGCACCCGATTGGCCACAACTACCGTAAAGCTGCCGAGGCCTGA
- the pap gene encoding polyphosphate:AMP phosphotransferase — protein MFESAEIGHAIDKETYDREVPALREALLEAQYDLHQQKRSAVIVLINGIEGAGKGETVKLLSEWMDPRLIEVRTFDQQTDEELAHPPAWRYWRQLPAKGRMGVFFGNWYSQMLQGRVHGRFKDAVLDQAINGAERLEKMLCNEGAVIFKFWFHLSKKQMKARLKALKDDPLHSWRISPLDWQQSETYDRFVRFGERVIRRTSRDYAPWNIVEGVDPYYRSLTVGKILLEGLQAALNEPKTKVRATHVAPLTETQDGLSLLDCLDMTQHLEKDDYQEQLITEQARLSGLMRDKRMRRHALVSVFEGNDAAGKGGSIKRVAAALDPRQYNIVPIAAPSEDERAQPYLWRFWRQIPGRGKFTIFDRSWYGRVLVERVEGFCTPADWMRAYGEINDFEEQLRAAGVIVVKFWLAIDKDVQLERFHEREEIPFKRFKITEEDWRNREKWDVYRKAVCDMVDRTSTEISSWTLVEANDKRWARVKVLRTINEALEAAFEKSDKKRKK, from the coding sequence ATGTTCGAATCCGCTGAAATCGGTCATGCCATCGATAAAGAAACCTACGACAGGGAAGTTCCCGCCTTACGCGAAGCGTTGCTTGAAGCTCAATACGATCTCCACCAGCAGAAGCGCTCGGCTGTCATCGTGTTGATCAATGGTATTGAAGGCGCCGGCAAAGGCGAGACGGTCAAGCTGTTGAGTGAGTGGATGGATCCGCGGCTGATTGAAGTGCGAACCTTTGATCAGCAAACCGATGAAGAGTTGGCGCACCCGCCCGCCTGGCGCTACTGGCGCCAGTTACCGGCCAAAGGTCGCATGGGGGTGTTCTTCGGTAACTGGTACAGCCAGATGCTGCAGGGCCGGGTTCATGGTCGTTTCAAGGATGCCGTGCTCGATCAGGCCATCAATGGCGCGGAACGTCTGGAAAAAATGCTGTGTAACGAAGGGGCGGTGATTTTCAAGTTCTGGTTCCATTTGTCCAAGAAACAGATGAAAGCCCGTCTCAAGGCACTCAAGGATGACCCGTTGCATAGCTGGCGTATCAGTCCACTGGATTGGCAACAGTCAGAAACCTACGATCGCTTCGTACGGTTTGGCGAGCGTGTGATTCGTCGAACCAGCCGTGACTACGCGCCCTGGAACATCGTTGAGGGTGTCGATCCGTATTACCGCAGCCTGACAGTGGGCAAGATTCTGCTTGAGGGTCTGCAAGCCGCGCTGAATGAACCCAAAACAAAAGTGCGCGCCACCCATGTCGCGCCGTTGACTGAAACCCAGGACGGTTTGAGCCTGCTCGACTGCCTGGATATGACCCAGCATCTGGAAAAAGACGATTATCAGGAACAGCTGATCACCGAGCAGGCGCGCCTGTCGGGATTGATGCGCGACAAGCGGATGCGTCGTCATGCGCTGGTATCGGTGTTTGAAGGCAACGATGCGGCAGGCAAGGGCGGATCGATCAAGCGCGTGGCGGCGGCGCTTGACCCGCGTCAGTACAATATCGTGCCGATTGCTGCGCCTTCTGAAGATGAGCGCGCACAGCCCTACTTGTGGCGCTTCTGGCGACAGATTCCGGGGCGCGGCAAGTTCACCATCTTTGATCGCTCATGGTATGGGCGGGTACTGGTGGAGCGGGTCGAAGGCTTTTGCACCCCGGCTGACTGGATGCGCGCCTATGGTGAGATCAATGACTTCGAGGAGCAGTTGCGTGCTGCGGGCGTGATTGTCGTCAAGTTCTGGCTGGCGATTGATAAAGATGTCCAGCTTGAGCGTTTTCATGAGCGTGAAGAAATCCCGTTCAAGCGCTTCAAAATCACCGAGGAAGACTGGCGCAACCGCGAGAAGTGGGATGTGTATCGCAAGGCAGTGTGCGACATGGTTGACCGCACCAGCACCGAGATTTCCTCCTGGACACTGGTTGAAGCCAATGACAAGCGCTGGGCGCGGGTCAAAGTGTTGCGCACGATCAACGAGGCGCTGGAAGCCGCATTCGAGAAGAGCGACAAGAAGCGCAAAAAGTAG
- a CDS encoding DUF2059 domain-containing protein, producing MTRLRAICTAVALVCASGQVFADAASHAASAETFLKLAHADKLGTPVYMQVQQMFAQRFEQTKAPASKKALLETYQAKANTALDQAIGWNKLKPDMVKLYTTNFTESELKDLVAFYQSPLGKKVLEKMPQLTQQSAQMTQAKLESAVPVVNKLLADMTAELEPAAAPAKKK from the coding sequence ATGACCCGTCTTCGCGCCATCTGTACAGCGGTTGCTCTGGTTTGCGCCAGCGGCCAGGTTTTCGCCGATGCAGCTAGCCACGCTGCCAGTGCTGAAACGTTCCTGAAACTGGCACATGCCGATAAGCTGGGTACCCCGGTGTATATGCAAGTGCAGCAAATGTTCGCTCAGCGTTTCGAGCAAACCAAAGCGCCAGCCTCCAAGAAAGCCCTGCTGGAAACCTACCAGGCCAAAGCCAACACCGCTCTGGACCAGGCCATCGGCTGGAATAAACTCAAGCCGGACATGGTCAAGCTGTACACCACCAACTTCACCGAATCCGAGCTCAAGGACCTGGTAGCGTTCTACCAGTCTCCACTGGGCAAGAAAGTCCTGGAAAAAATGCCGCAGCTGACCCAGCAATCGGCACAAATGACCCAGGCCAAACTGGAAAGCGCAGTGCCGGTCGTCAACAAGCTGTTGGCCGACATGACCGCCGAGCTGGAGCCAGCAGCGGCCCCGGCCAAGAAGAAGTAA